The Ralstonia wenshanensis genome includes a region encoding these proteins:
- a CDS encoding GNAT family N-acetyltransferase, protein MLYTIHRYPAEWIDRWTMHDGSIATVRPILPQDAPLEAALVEGLSSESRYARFLVGGGRLTDEMLAAYTQIDYVNHMALVVSVARPDGTGEDLIADGRFVVEDGVAEFAMLVADAWQGKGVGRRLFATLVRAARVSGAREVFGEVLSINRRMISLARDAGFRVANVPGDATVCTVRLPLAAAEAVMTPFVFA, encoded by the coding sequence ATGCTTTACACCATCCACCGTTACCCCGCCGAATGGATCGACCGCTGGACCATGCACGACGGCTCCATCGCCACCGTGCGCCCGATTCTGCCGCAAGACGCCCCGCTTGAGGCCGCTCTGGTCGAGGGCCTGTCGTCCGAGTCCCGCTACGCGCGCTTTCTAGTGGGCGGTGGCCGCCTGACCGACGAGATGCTCGCCGCCTATACACAAATCGACTACGTGAACCACATGGCGCTGGTCGTGAGCGTGGCGCGCCCCGACGGCACCGGCGAAGACCTCATCGCCGACGGCCGCTTTGTGGTGGAAGACGGCGTGGCCGAGTTCGCCATGCTGGTGGCCGATGCGTGGCAGGGCAAGGGCGTCGGCCGGCGCCTGTTTGCCACGCTGGTCCGCGCTGCGCGGGTGTCCGGTGCGCGTGAGGTCTTCGGTGAAGTGCTGTCCATCAACCGCCGCATGATCAGCCTCGCACGCGATGCGGGTTTCCGCGTGGCCAATGTGCCGGGCGACGCCACCGTCTGCACCGTGCGCCTGCCGCTGGCGGCGGCCGAAGCCGTCATGACGCCATTCGTTTTCGCCTGA